The Syngnathus typhle isolate RoL2023-S1 ecotype Sweden unplaced genomic scaffold, RoL_Styp_1.0 HiC_scaffold_123, whole genome shotgun sequence genome includes the window GAGAACAGAAAATGACTAGAGAGAGAGCAAGGAACTAGCAGCTAACAAGAAacggacatgtggaaataaaagagttgaagttaaacaaagactgttttattgaggaacacaacATTTTGGCGACGAGGAAACGGTTTACCACGAACCCAGAAGCAAGAAAGGACGACTAGGATTCTACGTCCatactggaagaaaaaaaaaaaaggtgagacGACAACTGTATCGTGTTGACCATGTCGAACGGCGATGGTGCCGGAGCCGTGCTGGGACACGCTGCACCTGAACCCAGGTACGCCCAACTGAACGCGCCTGCTGCGTTGAACCTTGGGGCATCTGATTTATTCACAGAATATAGCCTGTGGAAGGACTCCTACGGTTTTTTCGAAGTTGCCAGTGGAACTATTAATGCACCAGACTTAGTGAGGAGGGCCACATTACTGCATTGCATTGGAGCACCTACGCAAAGAATTTTTGCCAATCTACCTGGAAGCAAAAGTACGTATGCACAGACTGTTGCTGCTCTAGACTCGTATTTCACACCACGAAGAAATGTAGTCCTGGAGAGACACAAGTTTAGACAGAGAGCTCAGTGTACTGATGAGTCAGTAGATGCTTTTGTGAATGCGTTAAGAGAATTGGCGAAATCATGTGACTTTGGTGCACTGGAGGACGATATGACAGATAAGAGATCAAATAGTGGAAAATGTGCAATGAGAAAGCTGCGTGACAAACTGCTTCAGGAAGATGGACTGAGTTTAGATAGAGCATTGTCAACTGCAAGAGCTTTTGAAGCAGCACAGGCAGAATCTAAACTTTTCAGACACATTTGAGGAACGGGAGGGACTTCCTGACGAGAACCGGTACATTgtcctttctctctccctccacACATGCTCTTTCTTACACACTCTCTCCATTTTCCTGCCCTCCTCACGGGTTTTCCTCCATCTGCGTGCAGAACTTCCCAAGGTGTTTCTCCTGCAGAAGACGCCTTCCTCACCGGTCACCTGCCACGCCACAGGTTTCTACCCCAAGACATCGTCCCTCTTTTGGCGATGTAAACCTGCATGAATATGCATTTGATTAATTATGGAAAAGCTAATGTACAGTAATGAAATGTTCGACAGTCGAGTCTTTGCAATTACTGATGAACATTTCACGGTAACGGCAATCAAGTTgtatctttcagaaaaaaaacattgtatagCCTCCTGAATagacaatatatgatcaattacGCTATTGGAATTGTTTTTGGCAAATTGAAGATGGCAAAAGTTATGCAATTATATTTCTTTCATAAGTGGATTTAAATCGCTGATGAGGGACATCCCGCTGGAACAATTGTCAATTCACTGACAGGTTTGAGCGAAAGAATGCGCTTGGATAAACATCAACTccgacatgtcaagtgctgcaatgtcccAGCTGCAGACAAAGtcattgaaaatatgaattgCACAAGATTGCCCAATGTAAAAGCAGAGCAAGATcatgtgtgtcatttttgtttttgtctttcagtcatTCACACGTTCAATTATTTTAAGATGGGCTCTCAAGTTGCAACGCTACCAGAGTACTTGGTGATGGCCTATGTTGATGGCGTTCAGATTCTGCAGTTTGACAGCTACCACAGGGAAACGAAAGCAATACATGACTGGGTGAACAAAATCACAGAAGATGATCCGCACTTCTGGAAGAGAGAGACGGAGTTCAATATTGGGAATGAGCAGGTCATGAAAGTCAACATTGAAACCGCTAAAAAGCGCTTCAACCAAACTGGAGGTTTGTTTACGCCAGCTCGTAAAATTCATTTCATGTGCTGGTACGCTTCATGACTAATAAACAGACGTGTCACTGGTGGCTCCTCTCCGATTACCGTCACTGAATCTTGTGTGCGATCCTTTCAGGTGTTCACATGATTCAGGTGATGAGAGGCTGTGAATGGGATGATGAGACGGGTGAGGTTGATGGTTGGCAGCACATCCGTTACAACGGAGAAGACTTCCTATCATTTGAGGCGAAGACGATGACATGGATTGCAGCAAATCCACAAGCTTTCATCACCAAATTGAAATTGGACCAAATAGACGTGTTGAATGAAGCCAGGAAGAATATACTCATTGAGGAGTGTCCTTTTGAGTTGAAGAAACATGTGAGCAACGGGAGGGACTACCTGACGAGAACCGGTACGTTGCCTTCTTACGTCTTCTCtcaacctcacacacacactttctgttTTTCCTTTCTTCCCGAGCTCTTCATCTGTCGTGCTCTTCTTACGTGTTTCCGTCCATCTATGAACCTGCGTGCAGAGCTTCCCAAGGTGTTTCTCCTGCAGAAGACGCCTTCCTCTCCGGTCACCTGCCACGCCACGGGTTTCTACCCCAAAACATCATTCCTCTTTTGGAGGAAGAACAGCGAGGAGATCCACAAGGACGTTGAGATGGGGGAGACCCTCCCCAATCACGATGGAACCTTCCAGACCTCGGTCCACCTGAAAGTGGAGGTGACGCCCGCCGCGGAGCAGGAGTACGAATGCGTGTTCCGGCTAGCCGGCGTCTCAGATGACATCGTCATCAAGCTGGACGCCGGAAGCATTCTGAGCAACCAGGGTGAGCGTTTGTCACGGCTCAGACACGTCCCATTGGCTGTCGGGCTCCCGTGACGGCTCGGTGTCACGACAACAGTCGTTCACGTGTCTCTCTTCATTGCACACGCTTTGCCTTGTGCAAAAGAGCAAGACTGGAAGAATGCGGTGGCCATCGCCATCCCGTTGGTGGTCCTCGCTctggtggcggtggtggcggcggcgatgGTCCTTGCCAAGCGTCTCAAATCCAAACAAGGTGAGCGACAAATGTTTTCTCCGTCAGGAACATCCAAAGAGAACATTGTTTGCTTCGCGTCGTTTGTGACCATTCCTAATCGCTTCTTGCTTCTCTTTTATTCATATACTCTCAAGccgaaaagaaaagaagaagaagaagaagaaggacaatTAAGTAAGTCAAATGTTTTCTGCTTCCTTTGAGCCACAATAACAAGGCAGCCATGTCAAGGTTTGATTCAAAGCTTAAGAGTCAATGAGGAGTCGCGTCGAAAAATGTCAGCTGGGTTCTGTGACAATGTTCACACGTTTGTTGATGTCAAGGCCATTGTTGTGCAAAAAAAGTACACTATTGCCCTGAGATACGAGCCAAATATGTTCAGCAACCACActtgcaaatgctttttttttccgttgaAAGGAATGGACATGACATTCTTCATCAAAATTGTTGTGTGTAATTTAACGTTCCGTCATGTTTGCGCTCTTTTAGCTGTTTCCACCTACTGTGAGTCATGAGAGGCAGTTGCTGTCACCTGGTGAGTTAGCTCATGCTTATTACACGTGGTCTTTGGCTTCTGGAGGTGGGTTAGGAAACATTTGGAAACACTattttgctcctctttcttCAGGTGTTGGAATTCTTTCAGAGGACTTTCTCATCGCGCCGCACTGCATCGATAGACATTCTCATGAAGGTTCGTGAGTAGGTCCTGCAGGATCTGGTGAGGCGTTTTGACCGAACCGTGCTGCTGATCACCAACAACCTGAAGACTATCGAGGCCGATCAGATTGCGGTGATAGGCGCGGGCGGCGTTCG containing:
- the LOC133148636 gene encoding H-2 class I histocompatibility antigen, alpha chain-like isoform X2, with the protein product MVPEPCWDTLHLNPVIHTFNYFKMGSQVATLPEYLVMAYVDGVQILQFDSYHRETKAIHDWVNKITEDDPHFWKRETEFNIGNEQVMKVNIETAKKRFNQTGGVHMIQVMRGCEWDDETGEVDGWQHIRYNGEDFLSFEAKTMTWIAANPQAFITKLKLDQIDVLNEARKNILIEECPFELKKHVSNGRDYLTRTELPKVFLLQKTPSSPVTCHATGFYPKTSFLFWRKNSEEIHKDVEMGETLPNHDGTFQTSVHLKVEVTPAAEQEYECVFRLAGVSDDIVIKLDAGSILSNQEQDWKNAVAIAIPLVVLALVAVVAAAMVLAKRLKSKQAEKKRRRRRRRTINCFHLL
- the LOC133148636 gene encoding H-2 class I histocompatibility antigen, alpha chain-like isoform X1, coding for MRLDKHQLRHVKCCNVPAADKVIENMNCTRLPNVKAEQDHVCHFCFCLSVIHTFNYFKMGSQVATLPEYLVMAYVDGVQILQFDSYHRETKAIHDWVNKITEDDPHFWKRETEFNIGNEQVMKVNIETAKKRFNQTGGVHMIQVMRGCEWDDETGEVDGWQHIRYNGEDFLSFEAKTMTWIAANPQAFITKLKLDQIDVLNEARKNILIEECPFELKKHVSNGRDYLTRTELPKVFLLQKTPSSPVTCHATGFYPKTSFLFWRKNSEEIHKDVEMGETLPNHDGTFQTSVHLKVEVTPAAEQEYECVFRLAGVSDDIVIKLDAGSILSNQEQDWKNAVAIAIPLVVLALVAVVAAAMVLAKRLKSKQAEKKRRRRRRRTINCFHLL
- the LOC133148636 gene encoding H-2 class I histocompatibility antigen, D-D alpha chain-like isoform X3, which codes for MGSQVATLPEYLVMAYVDGVQILQFDSYHRETKAIHDWVNKITEDDPHFWKRETEFNIGNEQVMKVNIETAKKRFNQTGGVHMIQVMRGCEWDDETGEVDGWQHIRYNGEDFLSFEAKTMTWIAANPQAFITKLKLDQIDVLNEARKNILIEECPFELKKHVSNGRDYLTRTELPKVFLLQKTPSSPVTCHATGFYPKTSFLFWRKNSEEIHKDVEMGETLPNHDGTFQTSVHLKVEVTPAAEQEYECVFRLAGVSDDIVIKLDAGSILSNQEQDWKNAVAIAIPLVVLALVAVVAAAMVLAKRLKSKQAEKKRRRRRRRTINCFHLL